Proteins encoded within one genomic window of Xylophilus sp. GOD-11R:
- a CDS encoding ABC transporter permease yields MAAVLTPGGSPSAPLAPVLRSRSHGANVVRRLVRNPVAMTAAAIIVLLIAIALLAPWIMPGDPFATSMFKRLRPVGTAGFPLGTDELGRDLLSRLMLGGRLSLFMGIAPVVMAFVIGSALGVFAGYAGGKVNTVVMRCIDVLYAFPSVLLAIALSGALGAGITNSLISLTVVFVPQIARIAESVTTQVRRSDYVDAARASGAGAFTIVRRHVLGNVVGPIFVYSTSLISVSMILASGLSFLGLGVKPPEPEWGLMLNTLRTAIYSQPLIAALPGALIFITSVSFNMLADGLRQAMEVKQ; encoded by the coding sequence ATGGCCGCAGTTCTCACGCCCGGCGGATCCCCTTCCGCCCCCCTCGCCCCGGTGCTGCGTTCGCGCAGCCACGGCGCCAACGTGGTTCGCCGCCTGGTGCGCAACCCGGTCGCCATGACGGCCGCGGCCATCATCGTGCTGCTGATCGCGATCGCCTTGCTGGCGCCCTGGATCATGCCCGGCGACCCCTTCGCCACCTCGATGTTCAAGCGCCTGCGCCCGGTCGGCACCGCCGGTTTCCCGCTGGGCACCGACGAGCTCGGCCGTGACCTGCTGTCGCGCCTGATGCTCGGCGGCCGGCTCTCGCTCTTCATGGGCATCGCCCCGGTGGTGATGGCCTTCGTCATCGGCAGCGCGCTCGGCGTGTTCGCCGGCTACGCGGGCGGCAAGGTCAACACGGTGGTCATGCGCTGCATCGACGTGCTGTATGCCTTTCCCTCGGTGCTGCTGGCCATCGCGCTGTCGGGTGCACTGGGTGCGGGCATCACCAACTCGCTGATCTCGCTGACCGTGGTCTTCGTGCCGCAGATCGCCCGCATCGCCGAAAGCGTGACCACCCAGGTGCGCCGCAGCGACTACGTGGACGCGGCCCGCGCCTCGGGCGCCGGTGCCTTCACCATCGTGCGCCGCCATGTGCTGGGCAACGTGGTCGGGCCGATCTTCGTGTATTCCACCAGCCTGATCTCGGTGTCGATGATCCTGGCCTCGGGCCTGTCCTTCCTGGGCCTGGGCGTGAAGCCGCCGGAACCGGAATGGGGCCTGATGCTCAACACGCTGCGCACGGCCATCTACAGCCAGCCGCTGATCGCCGCCCTGCCCGGCGCGCTCATCTTCATCACCTCGGTGTCCTTCAACATGCTGGCCGACGGCCTGCGCCAGGCCATGGAGGTCAAGCAATGA
- a CDS encoding ABC transporter ATP-binding protein: MVDQASTDLAVRMQNLRVEFHAPGKKIEAVNGVDLELRQGEVIALIGESGSGKSVTLRAIMRLHAERSTRITGTLEAAGCDVLALDKAGLSALRGKKVAMIFQEPLLALDPVYPVGDQIVEAILRHEKIGRAEAKQRALALFERVRIPSPERRLAAYAHEMSGGMRQRAMIALALACRPQVLLADEPTTALDATVQIQILLLLRELQQEMGLAIVFVTHDIGAAAEVADRMAVMYAGRIVEQGPAATLLTRPRHPYTLSLLQSRSHGAMQKGKRLQTIAGSPPDLSKLPPGCAFAERCGWAQDACRTVQPPDVPLGEGHSARCIRLDVVDGVRPAEANACPA, from the coding sequence ATGGTTGATCAAGCGTCCACCGACCTCGCCGTCCGCATGCAGAACCTGCGCGTGGAATTTCACGCGCCGGGCAAGAAGATCGAGGCCGTCAACGGTGTCGACCTCGAACTGCGCCAGGGCGAGGTCATCGCGCTCATCGGCGAATCGGGCTCGGGCAAGAGCGTCACGCTGCGCGCCATCATGCGGCTGCATGCCGAGCGCAGCACCCGCATCACCGGCACGCTCGAAGCCGCCGGCTGCGACGTGCTGGCGCTCGACAAGGCCGGCCTCTCGGCGCTGCGCGGCAAGAAGGTCGCGATGATCTTCCAGGAGCCGCTGCTCGCGCTGGACCCGGTCTACCCGGTGGGCGACCAGATCGTCGAGGCGATCCTGCGGCACGAGAAGATCGGCCGCGCCGAGGCGAAGCAACGCGCGCTGGCGCTGTTCGAGCGGGTACGCATTCCCAGCCCCGAACGCCGCCTGGCGGCCTACGCCCACGAGATGTCGGGCGGCATGCGCCAGCGCGCCATGATCGCCCTGGCCCTGGCCTGCCGGCCGCAGGTGCTGCTGGCCGACGAGCCCACCACCGCGCTCGACGCCACGGTGCAGATCCAGATCCTGTTGCTGCTGCGCGAACTGCAGCAGGAGATGGGCCTGGCCATCGTCTTCGTCACCCACGACATCGGCGCCGCCGCCGAAGTGGCCGACCGCATGGCCGTGATGTATGCCGGCCGCATCGTCGAGCAAGGACCTGCGGCCACGCTGCTGACCCGTCCGCGCCATCCCTACACCCTGTCGCTGCTGCAGAGCCGCAGCCACGGCGCGATGCAGAAGGGCAAGCGGCTGCAGACCATCGCCGGCTCGCCGCCCGATCTGTCGAAGCTGCCGCCCGGCTGCGCCTTCGCCGAACGCTGCGGCTGGGCGCAGGACGCCTGCCGCACCGTGCAGCCGCCCGACGTTCCCCTGGGCGAAGGCCACAGCGCGCGCTGCATCCGCCTCGACGTGGTCGACGGCGTGCGCCCGGCCGAAGCCAACGCCTGCCCGGCCTGA
- a CDS encoding (2Fe-2S)-binding protein — MPGFALTVNGQPVQLEASRQASLLQVLRNDLALNGPKYGCGLGQCGACTVLVDGIAARACVIPAEGVRGRCVTTLEGLGSRAAPHPVQQAFIDEQAAQCGYCLNGMVMATAALLAREPDPSDETIRQELSGNLCRCGTHVEILRAVKRAIRLMKAEVA, encoded by the coding sequence ATGCCCGGCTTCGCGCTGACCGTCAACGGCCAACCCGTCCAGCTCGAAGCCAGTCGCCAGGCCAGCCTGCTGCAGGTGCTGCGCAACGACCTGGCGCTCAACGGCCCCAAGTACGGCTGCGGCCTGGGCCAGTGCGGCGCCTGCACCGTGCTGGTCGACGGCATCGCGGCGCGGGCATGCGTGATTCCGGCCGAAGGCGTGCGGGGCCGCTGCGTCACTACGCTCGAAGGGCTGGGTTCGCGCGCGGCGCCGCATCCAGTGCAGCAGGCCTTCATCGACGAGCAGGCCGCGCAGTGCGGCTACTGCCTCAATGGCATGGTGATGGCGACGGCGGCGCTGCTGGCCCGCGAACCCGATCCGAGCGACGAAACCATTCGCCAGGAGCTGTCGGGCAACCTGTGCCGCTGCGGCACCCACGTGGAAATTCTGCGGGCGGTGAAACGCGCCATTCGGTTGATGAAAGCCGAGGTGGCATGA
- a CDS encoding molybdopterin cofactor-binding domain-containing protein, with product MSRRADLAQSRADFHQADGVLLVVRQPPAPPPPARGQPAMVPGNPAEGVELLVAVWDDGSVTALHGHVDLGTGIRTALAQIAAEELDLPLARLNMVLGDTTRAPNQGATIASGSIQNHAQPMRLAAAQARHWLLQRAAERLQLAADALATADGEVFVIAQPERRVGYGELVAGGHVELMLDTGTPVKNSADYRLVGTPQPRVDIPAKATGELVFVHDMRLPGMLHGRVVRPPYAGADHGDFIGNSLESVDEASIGHIPGIRAVVVIRDFVGVVAEREEHAEQALRELRVRWKSWPGLPDLSDLAHALRTNPATHRPLVEEGDVDAALDGVATPMPRTYVWPYQLHASIGPSCAVADWSEGRLKVWAGTQNPHVLRADLARLTGLADVDIDLVRMEAAGCYGRNGADDVAADAALLARAVGAPVRVQLTREQENTWEPKGAAQLMEIRGGLAADGSVAAYDFCSSYPSNGAPTLALLLTRTIEPLAQAYEMGDRTARPPYAYANLRVGVNDMAPIVRASWLRGVSALPSSFAHESYIDELATAAGADPVEFRLRHMPDPRAAELIRATADKAGWLPHTAPGGQGADGDYLRGQGFAYARYNHSRWPGFGAAWAAWVADVDVNRRTGEVHVRRVVVGHDAGMLINPAGVDHQIHGNVLQTTSRSLKEKVDFAPRSAPNAGAVESREWGAYPILSFREVPVIEVLHMPRPGEAPLGVGESSSVPGTAAIANAIFDATGVRFRAPPFTPETVLAALDQRALPAAAAAASSPAAAPRTHAVPDDAPWPRRRSLWAGAGAIAAGAIGLTAGLFGVKPAIAPVALPAGGWSAVYSPQTVERGRVLAAAGDCAVCHTVPGGAVNAGGRAMETPFGRIYTTNLTPDVETGIGAWSFSAFQRAMREGISRDGHRLYPAFPYTAFARTSDEDLTAIYAYLMSRPAVRSEVPAAELRFPYGLRPLMAGWNALFHDATPYRADPERSAQWNRGAYLVDGLGHCGGCHTPRNALGAERSGRAYLGGAVVDGWEAPALTALSSKAPVAWSAEALFQYLRTGHSAEHGTAGGPMGPVVRELSALPDGDIRAMAAYLASFQPAAASAVEPSVEARRVVALAAASAPLPGAGQRMFESACGACHHDGAGPRLLGANVPLALNSNLHSDSPDNLLRTILEGVREVPSASVGFMPGFQDVLSDRQIVELVGYMRERFAPGRGAFDDVEEALARVR from the coding sequence ATGAGCCGCCGCGCCGACCTTGCGCAAAGCCGTGCCGACTTCCACCAGGCCGACGGCGTGCTGCTGGTGGTGCGCCAGCCACCGGCGCCACCGCCGCCGGCCAGGGGCCAGCCGGCGATGGTGCCGGGCAACCCGGCCGAGGGCGTGGAACTGCTCGTCGCGGTGTGGGACGACGGCAGCGTCACCGCGCTCCACGGCCATGTGGACCTGGGCACCGGCATCCGCACCGCGCTCGCGCAGATCGCCGCCGAGGAGCTCGACCTGCCCCTGGCGCGGCTGAACATGGTGCTGGGCGACACCACCCGCGCGCCCAACCAGGGCGCCACCATTGCCAGCGGCTCCATCCAGAACCATGCGCAGCCGATGCGGCTGGCGGCCGCGCAGGCGCGGCACTGGCTGCTGCAGCGGGCGGCCGAGCGGCTGCAGCTGGCAGCCGATGCGCTGGCCACGGCCGACGGCGAGGTCTTCGTGATCGCCCAGCCCGAGCGCCGCGTCGGCTATGGCGAACTCGTCGCCGGCGGCCATGTCGAACTGATGCTCGATACCGGCACGCCGGTGAAGAACAGCGCCGACTACCGCCTGGTCGGCACGCCGCAGCCGCGCGTGGACATTCCGGCCAAGGCGACCGGCGAACTGGTCTTCGTGCACGACATGCGCCTGCCCGGCATGCTGCACGGCCGGGTGGTGCGGCCGCCGTACGCGGGTGCCGACCACGGCGACTTCATCGGCAACAGCCTGGAATCGGTGGACGAGGCGTCCATCGGGCACATCCCGGGCATCCGCGCCGTGGTGGTGATTCGCGACTTTGTCGGTGTCGTCGCCGAGCGTGAGGAGCATGCCGAGCAGGCGTTGCGTGAACTGCGGGTGCGATGGAAATCCTGGCCCGGCCTGCCGGATCTGTCCGACCTGGCCCACGCCCTGCGCACCAACCCCGCCACGCACCGGCCGCTGGTGGAAGAGGGCGACGTCGACGCCGCGCTCGACGGCGTGGCCACGCCGATGCCGCGCACCTACGTCTGGCCCTACCAGCTGCACGCATCCATCGGACCTTCGTGTGCGGTGGCGGACTGGTCGGAGGGCCGATTGAAGGTGTGGGCCGGCACGCAGAACCCGCACGTGCTGCGCGCCGACCTGGCCCGGCTCACCGGACTGGCCGACGTCGACATCGACCTGGTGCGCATGGAGGCGGCCGGTTGCTACGGCCGCAACGGTGCCGACGACGTGGCGGCCGACGCGGCCCTGCTGGCCCGGGCGGTTGGTGCGCCGGTGCGGGTGCAGCTCACCCGCGAGCAGGAAAACACCTGGGAGCCCAAGGGCGCGGCGCAGCTGATGGAGATCCGCGGCGGCCTGGCGGCCGACGGCTCGGTCGCGGCCTACGACTTCTGCAGCAGCTATCCGAGCAACGGCGCGCCCACGCTCGCCCTGCTGCTCACCCGCACCATCGAACCGCTGGCACAGGCTTATGAGATGGGCGACCGCACCGCGCGGCCGCCGTATGCCTACGCCAACCTGCGGGTCGGCGTGAACGACATGGCGCCCATCGTGCGGGCCTCGTGGCTGCGCGGCGTGTCGGCCCTGCCGAGCTCCTTCGCGCACGAAAGCTATATCGACGAACTGGCCACGGCGGCCGGCGCGGACCCGGTCGAATTCCGGCTGCGCCACATGCCCGACCCGCGCGCCGCCGAGCTGATCCGGGCCACCGCCGACAAGGCCGGCTGGCTGCCGCACACCGCGCCGGGCGGCCAAGGCGCCGACGGCGATTACCTGCGCGGTCAGGGCTTTGCCTATGCCCGCTACAACCACAGCCGCTGGCCAGGCTTCGGCGCGGCCTGGGCCGCCTGGGTGGCTGACGTGGACGTGAACCGTCGCACCGGTGAGGTCCATGTGCGCCGAGTGGTGGTGGGCCACGACGCCGGCATGCTGATCAACCCGGCGGGTGTCGATCACCAGATCCACGGCAATGTGCTGCAGACCACCAGCCGGTCGCTCAAAGAGAAGGTCGATTTCGCGCCACGCTCGGCACCGAATGCCGGAGCGGTGGAGAGCCGCGAGTGGGGCGCCTATCCGATTCTGAGTTTTCGCGAAGTGCCGGTGATCGAGGTGCTGCACATGCCCCGGCCGGGCGAGGCGCCGCTGGGCGTAGGCGAATCGTCGTCGGTGCCGGGCACGGCGGCCATCGCCAATGCGATCTTCGATGCGACGGGGGTGCGGTTTCGGGCGCCGCCGTTCACGCCGGAGACGGTGCTGGCCGCGCTGGATCAGCGGGCCTTGCCTGCTGCTGCCGCTGCCGCTTCTTCACCGGCCGCCGCGCCTCGGACCCATGCCGTGCCGGACGATGCGCCCTGGCCGCGCCGGCGCTCGTTGTGGGCAGGCGCGGGGGCGATCGCCGCCGGTGCCATCGGGCTCACGGCCGGCCTGTTCGGTGTCAAGCCGGCCATCGCACCGGTGGCCTTGCCGGCGGGAGGCTGGTCGGCCGTGTACAGCCCGCAGACGGTGGAGCGGGGCCGGGTGTTGGCGGCGGCGGGTGATTGCGCCGTCTGCCACACCGTGCCCGGCGGGGCCGTCAACGCTGGCGGGCGCGCCATGGAAACGCCTTTCGGCCGTATCTACACCACCAACCTCACGCCGGACGTGGAGACCGGCATCGGCGCCTGGTCGTTCAGTGCCTTTCAGCGGGCGATGCGCGAGGGCATTTCGCGCGATGGGCATCGGCTGTACCCGGCATTTCCCTATACCGCCTTCGCCAGGACCAGCGATGAGGATCTGACGGCGATCTACGCCTACCTGATGAGCCGGCCGGCGGTGCGTTCGGAGGTGCCTGCGGCGGAGTTGAGGTTTCCGTATGGGTTGCGGCCCTTGATGGCGGGGTGGAATGCGCTGTTTCACGATGCGACGCCATATCGGGCGGATCCTGAGCGGTCGGCGCAGTGGAACCGGGGGGCTTATCTGGTCGATGGCCTGGGGCACTGCGGGGGGTGTCATACGCCGCGCAATGCGCTGGGGGCCGAGCGGTCGGGGCGGGCATACCTGGGGGGTGCGGTGGTGGATGGCTGGGAGGCGCCGGCCTTGACCGCCCTGTCGTCGAAGGCACCGGTCGCCTGGAGTGCGGAGGCATTGTTTCAGTACCTGCGGACGGGGCACAGCGCGGAGCATGGGACGGCGGGCGGGCCAATGGGGCCGGTGGTGCGGGAGTTGTCGGCGCTGCCGGATGGGGACATTCGAGCGATGGCTGCTTATCTGGCTTCCTTTCAGCCTGCTGCTGCTTCTGCTGTGGAGCCTTCGGTCGAGGCCCGGCGGGTGGTTGCGCTGGCTGCTGCTTCGGCGCCTTTGCCGGGGGCGGGGCAGCGGATGTTCGAGTCGGCTTGCGGGGCCTGTCATCACGATGGGGCAGGGCCTCGGCTGTTGGGTGCCAACGTGCCTTTGGCGCTGAACAGCAATCTGCACAGTGATTCCCCGGACAACCTATTGAGGACGATTCTGGAGGGGGTGAGGGAGGTGCCTTCTGCTTCTGTGGGGTTCATGCCCGGGTTTCAGGATGTGCTGAGTGATCGGCAGATTGTTGAGTTGGTTGGGTATATGCGGGAGAGGTTTGCGCCTGGGCGGGGGGCTTTCGATGACGTCGAAGAGGCCTTGGCTCGGGTTCGGTGA
- a CDS encoding ABC transporter ATP-binding protein — translation MSPTVPSITPAALADPRDVGGPRQPLLRVEHLQKHFPLKRKGLTGPRPAVRAVDDVSFDIRKGETLGVVGESGCGKSTTARLVMQLTPHDRGELVFDGQTVGGPGLPLREFRRQTQMVFQDSYSSLNPRMTIEDSVAFGPTVHGVSGKEALARAHDLLARVGLEPARFAGRYPHELSGGQRQRVNIARALALQPRLVILDEAVSALDKSVEAQVLNLLEDLKQDFGLTYLFISHDLHVVRYVSDRVLVMYLGQVVEVGPAEQVFDAPRHPYTRALLQSMPSTDPLQRTTEAPLSGDPPNPIDPPSGCRFHTRCAFAQKVCSQQMPKFVEPVPGHGVACLRWQPGSGYVVGPDFPQASAPKADNLAALHDIAIFPEARHG, via the coding sequence ATGAGCCCCACCGTTCCCAGCATCACCCCCGCCGCCCTGGCCGATCCGCGCGACGTGGGCGGACCACGCCAGCCGCTGCTGCGGGTGGAGCATCTGCAAAAGCATTTCCCGCTCAAGCGCAAAGGCCTCACCGGGCCACGCCCGGCCGTGCGCGCGGTCGACGACGTGAGCTTCGACATCCGCAAGGGCGAGACGCTCGGCGTGGTCGGCGAGTCCGGCTGCGGCAAGTCGACCACCGCGCGCCTGGTGATGCAGCTCACCCCGCACGACAGGGGCGAGCTGGTCTTCGACGGCCAGACCGTCGGCGGTCCCGGCCTGCCCCTGCGCGAGTTCCGCCGGCAGACGCAGATGGTGTTTCAGGACAGCTACTCGTCGCTCAACCCGCGCATGACCATCGAAGACTCGGTCGCCTTCGGGCCGACCGTGCACGGCGTGTCGGGCAAGGAAGCCCTGGCCCGCGCGCACGACCTGCTGGCGCGCGTCGGCCTGGAGCCGGCGCGTTTTGCCGGACGCTATCCGCACGAGCTCTCCGGCGGCCAGCGCCAGCGGGTGAACATCGCCCGCGCGCTGGCGCTGCAGCCGCGCCTGGTGATCCTCGACGAGGCGGTGTCGGCGCTCGACAAGTCGGTCGAGGCGCAGGTGCTCAACCTGCTCGAAGACCTGAAGCAGGACTTCGGCCTGACCTATCTCTTCATCAGCCACGACCTGCACGTGGTGCGCTACGTGAGCGACCGGGTGCTGGTGATGTACCTGGGCCAGGTGGTCGAGGTGGGACCGGCCGAGCAGGTGTTCGACGCACCACGCCATCCCTACACCCGCGCGCTGCTGCAGTCCATGCCCAGCACCGACCCGCTGCAGCGCACCACCGAGGCACCGCTTTCGGGCGACCCGCCGAACCCGATCGACCCGCCCTCGGGCTGCCGCTTCCACACCCGCTGCGCCTTCGCGCAAAAGGTCTGCTCGCAGCAAATGCCGAAGTTCGTCGAGCCGGTGCCGGGCCACGGCGTGGCCTGCCTGCGCTGGCAGCCGGGCTCGGGCTACGTGGTGGGGCCGGACTTTCCGCAAGCCAGCGCGCCCAAGGCCGACAACCTGGCCGCACTGCACGACATCGCCATCTTTCCGGAGGCCCGCCATGGTTGA
- a CDS encoding Zn-dependent hydrolase, producing MNAKQMLRIDSDRLWQSLMDLAEIGGTDKGGVCRLALTDLDRQGRDLFVSWCQAEGMDVRIDVIGNIFARRPGTDPSRRAIATGSHIDTQPTGGKFDGNFGVLAGLEVVRTLNAQGIQTAAPVEVIAWTNEEGSRFVPVMMGSGVFSGAFTAAHAHQATDIDGKRVDEELARIGYAGSQPAGEVPGGMFDAYFEAHIEQGPVLEAHGKTIGVVPGALGQRWFDVTVTGMEAHAGPTPMALRHDALLAASRMVDLVNRIALEQAPHGRGTVGFMKVMPNSRNTIPGTVKFSVDFRNLDDSGLAAMEASLRSGCAELAAGCGSSVAIEQVVNFPPCHFAQDCIGAVRSAAEALGLSHMEVVSGAGHDAVYVADLAPAAMIFVPCKDGISHNEIEFAEQGDLAAGADVLLHAILAKAC from the coding sequence ATGAACGCCAAACAAATGCTTCGTATCGACTCCGACCGCCTTTGGCAGTCGCTGATGGACCTCGCCGAGATCGGTGGCACCGACAAGGGCGGCGTCTGCCGGCTCGCCCTCACCGACCTCGACCGCCAGGGCCGCGACCTGTTCGTGTCGTGGTGCCAGGCCGAGGGCATGGACGTGCGCATCGACGTCATCGGCAACATCTTCGCCCGCCGTCCCGGCACCGACCCGAGCCGCCGCGCCATCGCCACCGGCAGCCACATCGATACCCAGCCCACCGGCGGCAAGTTCGACGGCAACTTCGGCGTGCTGGCCGGGCTGGAAGTGGTGCGCACCCTCAACGCGCAGGGCATCCAGACCGCCGCGCCGGTCGAGGTCATCGCCTGGACCAACGAGGAAGGTTCGCGCTTCGTGCCGGTGATGATGGGATCGGGCGTGTTCTCCGGCGCCTTCACCGCCGCGCATGCCCACCAGGCGACCGACATCGACGGCAAGCGGGTCGACGAGGAACTGGCCCGCATCGGTTATGCCGGCTCGCAGCCTGCGGGCGAGGTGCCGGGCGGCATGTTCGATGCGTACTTCGAGGCGCACATCGAGCAGGGACCGGTGCTGGAGGCCCATGGCAAGACCATCGGCGTGGTGCCGGGTGCCCTGGGTCAGCGCTGGTTCGACGTGACCGTCACCGGGATGGAGGCGCATGCGGGGCCTACGCCGATGGCGCTGCGGCACGACGCGCTGCTGGCGGCTTCACGCATGGTCGATCTGGTGAACCGCATCGCGCTGGAGCAGGCGCCGCATGGGCGCGGCACGGTCGGCTTCATGAAGGTGATGCCGAACTCGCGCAACACCATCCCGGGCACGGTGAAGTTCAGCGTCGACTTTCGCAATCTCGATGATTCGGGGTTGGCTGCGATGGAGGCCTCGCTGCGGTCCGGGTGTGCCGAGTTGGCGGCTGGCTGTGGCTCCTCGGTCGCCATCGAGCAGGTTGTCAATTTTCCGCCCTGTCACTTTGCACAGGATTGCATCGGGGCGGTGCGGTCGGCTGCCGAGGCGCTCGGGTTGAGCCATATGGAGGTCGTCAGCGGGGCTGGGCACGATGCTGTTTACGTGGCTGATTTGGCGCCTGCCGCGATGATCTTTGTTCCTTGCAAGGATGGGATCAGTCATAACGAGATCGAGTTTGCTGAGCAGGGTGATCTGGCGGCGGGGGCGGATGTGTTGCTGCATGCGATTTTGGCTAAGGCTTGCTAG
- a CDS encoding amidase, translating to MTARQPLPGHAPAATPAAPAHCFIPYPAPPGGNPHASAGPLSGLTFAMKDIYDVAGYPTGCGNPHLLALSGIKTRSSPVFDQLLAAGAAFAGKVVTDELAFSLNGHNVHFGRPRNGAVPDRITGGSSSGSASAVSCGLVDIAIGSDTGGSVRGPASHCGLVGLRPTHDRVSLDRCMALAPRFDTCGWFARDIATFARAGDVLLGEDSAPIARPRWLVPADVLDLLPPQVRATFDSALARLAPVIGEPAPVQANCGIGFDTLYWAFRHLQGFEAWQNQGETIERYGLMLGPGVKERFAWSRDVASHDVEPHEVVQHDFRDLFSALLGQDGVMLLPTMPDVAPLLSESEESLDDYRNRAIRMLCLSGLSGTPQISLPLMSLNDVPLGLSLIGPAGSDRSLISIAATLLAAQP from the coding sequence ATGACCGCACGCCAACCGCTCCCCGGCCATGCGCCGGCCGCCACGCCGGCCGCGCCCGCCCACTGCTTCATTCCCTACCCCGCGCCGCCGGGCGGCAACCCGCATGCGAGTGCCGGCCCGCTGTCGGGACTCACCTTCGCCATGAAGGACATCTACGACGTCGCCGGCTACCCCACCGGCTGCGGCAACCCGCACCTGCTCGCGCTCTCGGGCATCAAGACGCGCTCCTCGCCCGTCTTCGACCAGTTGCTGGCCGCCGGCGCCGCCTTCGCCGGCAAGGTCGTCACCGACGAACTCGCCTTCTCGCTCAACGGCCACAACGTGCACTTCGGCCGTCCGCGCAACGGTGCCGTGCCCGATCGCATCACCGGCGGATCGAGCTCCGGCTCGGCCTCGGCCGTGTCCTGCGGCCTGGTCGACATCGCCATCGGCTCCGACACCGGCGGCTCGGTGCGCGGCCCGGCCAGCCACTGCGGCCTGGTCGGCCTGCGCCCCACGCACGACCGCGTGTCGCTCGATCGCTGCATGGCGCTGGCGCCGCGCTTCGACACCTGCGGCTGGTTCGCTCGCGACATCGCCACCTTCGCGCGTGCCGGCGACGTGCTGCTCGGCGAGGACAGCGCGCCGATCGCCCGGCCGCGCTGGCTGGTGCCCGCCGACGTGCTCGACCTGCTGCCCCCGCAAGTGCGCGCGACGTTCGACAGCGCCCTGGCGCGGCTCGCCCCGGTCATCGGTGAGCCGGCGCCGGTGCAGGCGAACTGCGGCATCGGCTTCGACACGCTCTACTGGGCCTTCCGCCATCTGCAGGGTTTCGAGGCGTGGCAGAACCAGGGCGAGACCATCGAGCGCTACGGCCTCATGCTCGGCCCCGGCGTGAAGGAGCGATTCGCCTGGTCACGCGACGTGGCGTCGCACGACGTCGAGCCGCACGAGGTGGTGCAGCATGATTTTCGCGACCTCTTCTCCGCCCTGCTCGGCCAAGACGGCGTGATGCTGCTGCCCACCATGCCCGACGTCGCGCCGCTGCTCAGCGAATCCGAGGAATCGCTCGACGACTACCGCAACCGCGCCATCCGCATGCTCTGCCTGTCGGGTCTGTCGGGCACGCCGCAGATCTCGCTGCCGCTCATGAGCCTGAACGACGTGCCGCTCGGCCTGTCGCTGATCGGCCCGGCCGGCAGCGACCGTTCGCTCATCTCCATCGCCGCCACCTTGCTCGCCGCCCAGCCATGA
- a CDS encoding ABC transporter permease produces MIAYLLRRAGYALPIMLGVSFLCFMLVHIAPGDPLVSILPPDASADLQAQMMKLYGFDRSLPEQFVHWLWRALHGDLGTSIATSRPVTGEVFKAVGNTFMLAIMATLIGFFFGCLFGFVAGYFRNSWADRIASFISVIGVSVPHYWLGMVMVIIFSAQLQWLPATGAGPGGSGSWAWDFEHVQYMLLPAITMSFIPMGIVARTVRALVAEILSQEFVIGLRARGLGEFGVFKHVVKNCAPTALAVMGLQLGYLLGGSILIETVFSWPGTGFLLNQAIFQRDLPLLQGTILVLALFFVSLNLIVDVLQTVFDPRIERS; encoded by the coding sequence ATGATTGCCTATCTTCTTCGTCGCGCGGGGTATGCACTGCCCATCATGCTGGGCGTGTCCTTCCTGTGTTTCATGCTGGTGCACATCGCGCCGGGCGATCCGCTGGTGTCCATCCTGCCGCCGGACGCGTCGGCCGATCTGCAGGCGCAGATGATGAAGCTCTATGGCTTCGACCGCAGCCTGCCCGAGCAGTTCGTGCACTGGCTCTGGCGTGCGCTGCACGGCGACCTGGGCACCTCCATCGCCACCAGCCGGCCGGTGACCGGCGAGGTCTTCAAGGCCGTCGGCAACACCTTCATGCTGGCCATCATGGCCACGCTCATCGGCTTCTTCTTCGGCTGCCTGTTCGGCTTCGTGGCCGGGTATTTCCGCAACTCCTGGGCCGATCGCATCGCCAGCTTCATCTCGGTGATCGGCGTGAGCGTGCCGCACTACTGGCTGGGCATGGTGATGGTCATCATCTTCTCGGCCCAGCTGCAGTGGCTGCCGGCCACCGGCGCCGGGCCCGGCGGCTCGGGCTCCTGGGCCTGGGACTTCGAGCACGTGCAGTACATGCTGCTGCCGGCCATCACCATGTCCTTCATCCCGATGGGCATCGTGGCGCGCACCGTGCGCGCGCTGGTGGCCGAGATCCTGTCGCAGGAATTCGTCATCGGCCTGCGCGCACGCGGCCTGGGCGAGTTCGGCGTGTTCAAGCACGTGGTCAAGAACTGCGCGCCCACCGCGCTGGCGGTGATGGGCCTGCAGCTGGGCTACCTGCTGGGCGGCTCCATCCTCATCGAGACCGTCTTCTCCTGGCCCGGGACCGGCTTTCTGCTCAACCAGGCGATCTTCCAGCGCGACCTGCCGCTGCTGCAGGGAACCATTCTGGTGCTGGCGCTGTTCTTCGTGTCCCTCAACCTGATCGTCGACGTGCTGCAGACCGTCTTCGACCCCCGCATCGAAAGGAGCTGA